TGATCGCTTTCACCTCCATCAACCACATGGGCTACGTGATCCTCGCCGTCGGTGCCGCCGGCGTCGTGGGACGCAATACCGCCGAGGCGCAGCAGCTTGCCATCGCCGGGGCGGTGACCCAGATGGTTTCCCACGGACTCATCACCGGCGCCCTGTTCCTGCTCGCCGGAGTGTTTTACGACCGCACCGGTTCCTATGATCTGGGTCAATACGGCGGACTAGCCGGCCCCGCGCCAAGATTTGCCGGCTTCTTCGCCGTCGCCGCATTCGCCTCGCTTGGGCTGCCAGGGTTCAGCGGCTTTATCGCCGAATTCCAAATCTTTACCGGCAGCATCGGTACAGTCCCGTGGGCGCTCATCGCCCTGCCGGGCATCCTCATCACCGCTGTTCTGTTCCTGCGCGCCTTCCAGCGCGTGTTCACCGGAGAAACGAAAGGCCTCTCGGTCGGTTTCGCCGACCTCCACCTCCGGGAAACCATGGCACTGACGGTGCTGATGGCGCTGGTTGTGCTCATCGGCGTCGTTCCCGGACCGCTTCTGGCCATGATTGAACCAGCAGCCGAACTCCTCGTCGGGAACCTGCAACCGTGACATCGATGTCGCTAAACATGGGCTACGCGGCACTGCTCCCGGAGATTGCCCTTCTCGCCGCGGCAGTGCTGGTCCTTCTTGGCGGGAGCTTCCTGCCCCGGAACCGGCAGGTCCTCACTCGCTGGTTCAGTGTCGCTGCACTAGTGGTCAGCGCGGCGGCCGGGATGGCCGGGGTGGCAGGAGTGCCGGAGTCGATCTTCAGCGGCACTTATGCCCTCGACACATCGACCGCCGTCGTCCGGATAGTCGCACCCTTGGCGACCCTCGTCGTGGTTCTCATTGGCAGGCATGAATTCATCGGCTCCGTGCGGGAGAGCGAAACGTACGCGCTCCTGCTGTTGGCGACTCTCGGCACCGTCGTCATCGGCGGTACCATCGATCTGCTGGTTTTGGTTGCCGGGTACCTGCTCGCGAGCATCCCCCTTTACGCACTGATCGGATTATCCCGCAGTGGCCCGGCCGCCGAGGCGACGCTGAAGACCTACCTGATCGGCGCACTGTTCGGTGTCCTCCTCATGGCCGGAGTCACCCTACTGACCGGGCTTGCCTCGACCAGCAGTTATGAAGACATGAGCGAAGCACTCAGCACAGCCCCGGTCGTCGCCGTCGCCGGTGGTGCAGTTGCGGTGCTGATCGGGTTGACGTTCAAAGCTGGAGCGGTGCCCGGGCACTTCTGGATCCCGGACGCGAGCCAGGCTTCCGGAATTGCTGTCGCCGCGTTCGTGACAACTGTGCCGAAAATCGGCGCGCTCATCGCATTGGGCCGCCTGATTGAAATTATGCCTGACTCGGTCGATGTCCCTTTGCTCGTCGCCATCCTCGCCGTCGTCAGCATGACCGTCGGAAACCTTGCGGCACTGGCACAAAAAAACGTGCGACGGCTGCTCGGCTGGTCGACTGTCAGCCAGGTCGGCTACCTGCTCATGCCCCTAGCCGTCATCACCACAAGCGACGGCGCATCGGCGGCGTTGCTGGTCTACATCGGCCTTTATGCGCTCACAAACCTGGCCATATTCGCCGTCGTGGCCTGCTTCCCCCACAGAGAAGAGCTCGACGACTGGGCAGGGGTGGCTAGAGCCCACCCGTGGCTGACCGGTACCCTGATCGTCAGCGCACTCAGCCTCGTGGGCACCCCGCCGACGGCAGTGTTCATCGGCAAGGTCGCTGTCTTCACCGTGGCTTGGGACGGCGGGATGCCTTGGCTGGTGGTGGCCGCAGCCGTTAACAGCGTGCTCAGCCTCGTCTACTACCTCAGGCTCTTCCGGCCCGCCTTCCGGCCCCCCGCCCCAGTCACCGCACCCGCGGACGACGACGCTCCGGAGGCTTCCCGGGGCGTCAAAGCAACCGCAGTCATACTCGGCGCCGCCGTACTCAGCGCCGGCGCAGCTGTTGCCGGAATCTGGTTGGCAACCCTGGCGTAGCCGCGATCCGTCCGTTCGTAGGCCGCTCGGCGGGACAAATCGTCCCTCTCCAATAGTGAGTGACGAGCGGGCACTGCGTCTGCAGGGAATCTACGTGGACTTCGCGTTGGCGGCGATCAGTGCTTCCATCTGCAAGCGCAGAACCACGACGTCGTCCTGGTTCCTCAGGGATCCCGTGGTGATAACGGTGGCCCGACCGCGCCCGTCGTGCTCGACGGAGTCTATGAACACTGTTCCAGTCAAGACGTCTCCCGCGCGCACAGGATGGATGAAACGCACGTGGCGAGCCTCCTTGCCAGCAATGACGTCGTAGCGCTCGAACAGGCCATTCACCGAAAGCCGCTGGTAGATCGACAGGGTGTGGATGCCGCTGGCGCCGAGTCCCCCGAAGTAGCTTTCCTGTGCTACTGCTGGATCAATGTGGAAGTACTGGCTGTCCCACTCGGAGGCGAAGCGGATGATTTCCTCTTCGGGTACGGGGTGGGAGCCCAAATCAAGGGTTTGTCCAACGGGAACTTCTTCCGCGGTCAAACGGGGTGTCCTCGGCGTCATAGCGATTTGGCCACCAGTTCTTTCATGATCTCGTTGGTCCCGCCGTAAATCTTCTGAACGCGAGCGGCCGCGAACCTCCGGGCAATGGGGTACTCCCTCATATAACCGTAGCCACCGAAAATCTGCAGGCACCGATCGGCGACTTTGCTTTGCATGTCGGTGCACCAGAATTTGGCCAGGGAGGCAGTGGGCTCATCGAGATCGCCGGTGAGATGCTGTGCGATGCAGTAATCTACGAGCGTCCGGGCGGCAAGGCTGTCCGCAACACACTCCGCGAGCACGAACCTGGTGTTCTGGAAGGCCAGCAGATTCTGGCCGAAAGCCTCCCGCTCATGGGCGTACGCCGTCGTCTCGCGCACCACGGCCTCGCACTCAGCAGCCGCCGCTACGGCGATTGAAATCCGCTCCTGGGGGAGCTGATGCATGAGCTGGACAAAGCCCTTGCCCTCGACGCCGCCGAGAACATTGCCTTCCGGTACCCGCATGTCCACGAAGGCGAGCTCGCGGGTGTCCTGTCCCTGCATGCCGATTTTGTCCAGGACGCGGCCACGCTCGAATCCGGCGAGGTCTGCGGTTTCGGCGACGACGAGAGACAATCACTTGCCGCCCTTTTCGTCGCTCGTGCGAGCGACGATGATCAGAAGGTCGCAATAGGTGCCGTTGGTGATGAACGTTTTCGAGCCATTGATCACGTACTCGTCGCCATCGCGCTGGGCTCTGGTGCGGATACTCTGAAGGTCTGACCCCGTGGTTGGCTCGGTCATTGCTATGGCACCGACCAGGTCGCCGGAGGCCATGGCGGGGAGCCAACGCTGTTTCTGCTCCTCGGTGCCGAACGTGGCGATGTAGTGAGCGACGATGGTGCTGTGAACTACGTTTGCCCACGCGTCGTCAGCGATGCGGGCCTGTTCTTCCATGATTACCGCTTCGTGGGCGAAGGATCCACCGCCGCCGCCGTATTCCTCCGGGATGCTGATACACAGCAGCCCGGCTTCGCCAGCCTGCCGCCAGAAATCCCGGTCCACTGAATGCTGCTCGGCCCAGCGTGCGTGGTGTGGCACGGACTCCTTTTTCAGGAAGGTTCGGGTCATGGCCCTGAGGTCGTCGAGTTCTTCAGTGCGCCACGGCGACTGGTAATCATCCAAAATCATGATGGTGCTCCTACTTTCCTGTGAATTGCGGCGTGTGCCGCTCGTTGACGAGCCCCTATTGGAAGAATGCCCCGGCTGCACCGCGCTGTTTCAAGGTAACCAGGTCAGGCATCGGATGACTCCTCGCCGTAGATTGCGGCATGTTCGGTCCGGATACGCTTCTTGTCGAATTTTCCAACGCTCGTGCGCGGAATCTCTTTCACGATCTCGATCGCTTCTGGGAGCTGCCAGGTGGCGAAGGCTGATGAGAGGTGCTTACGCACGTCGTCGAGCCCCACATCTGTACCGCCTGAGGGGACGACGAGAACGAACGGGCGTTCTTGCCACTTGGGGTGTGGGAGGCCGACGACGGCCGCCTCGGCGATCGCCGGATGGTCCAGAAGGAGGTTCTCCATGTCAATGGAGGAGATCCACTCGCCTCCGCTCTTGATGACGTCCTTGATGCGGTCTGTGACCTTGAGGTAACCGTCGGTGTCAATGGTCCCGACGTCGCCGCTACGTCAGTAGCCATCGACGAATCGGTCCTTCAGGTCCTCGGGGGGCATGCCGTGATAGCTGCGTGCGATCCACGGCCCGCGGACGCAGATCTCCCCCTGGGTCACACCGTCCCACGCGACATCGATGCCTTCCGCGTTGATGAGGCGAATGTCGATCCCCGACACCGGTAGCCCTTGCTTGCGCTTGAGCTCGAGGAGCTCGTCGGGCGAGAGCCGGGCGAGGACGCTCGGCTTGTACCGGTTGACCGTAACGAGGGGCGCCGTCTCGGTCGCACCGTAGGCGTGGACGGTCTCGGCACCTGTGAGCTCCTCAAAGCCACGCATCATCGCCAAGGGTGGCTCGGTGGCTCCTGACAGCATGCGCAAGCGACTGAGGTCCGGCTTGTTCTCCAACGCTTCTATGTAACGGAGCATCGGGAGGAAGATTACCGGCGCGCCGTTGGTGACGGTCACACCCTCAGAAATGAGCGCCTCCGTCAACGGCCCGGTGTCCTCGGTGGAGTAGCGTCCCGGCAGAACGATCTTATTCGCCACGAGTGTCGCTGCTTGTGGCAGGCCCCACGCCTGACAGTGGAACATCGGGGTGATCAACATCGTGCAATCCTCAAACGTCATGCCGACATTCGCGGCAATGGCGTAGGAGTGCAGGACAATCGCTCGATGTGAGTAGAAAACGCCCTTGGGCCGGCCGGTGGTCCCCGTGGTGTAGCACGCGCTGTACGCGGATCGCTCATCAATCTCGGGCCAGTCGATCTCCGGTGCGCTCGCGGCGAGGAGGTCCTCGTAGTGGTGGACGTTGGGCAGCGTCGTCTGGATTTCGGACATCGGCTTCTCGGACATGACGATCCACGTTGTGACACCCAGCATGGAAGGTGCAACGGCTTCTGCCAACGGCAGGAGCGATTCATCGACGCAGATGACCGACGTGCCGCTGTCGCGGATCACATAGGCCAGATCTTCGGGGCCGAGCCGTAGGTTCAGTTGCACCATGACAGCGGCCAACCCGGGGATGGCCCAGTAGAGCTCAAAGTGACGACGGCTGTTCCAGTCGAGGATGCCGACACGGGTTGCCGGGCCCACGCCGAGGCGAGCGCAGCGCGTTGGCGCCGCGCTGTACCCGCTCGTAGGCCTCGGCATAGGTATACCGGCCCCAGCCGCCGTTGGCAGTACGGTAGACGATCTCCTGATCCCCGTGAGTGCGTGCGGCGTGGCGGATCAGTGTCGTCGTGTTGAGCTGGACGTCGTCGACCATAGTGGACGGATAACCGGAAACGATCGGCCGGGAATTCATGGTCATGATGTTCTCCTTCATCGGGCTGCCATACGCAGTGCTCCGTCCAGACGGATCACCTCGCCGTTGATCATTTGATTCTCGATGATGTGGACTGCCAAGGCCGCGTACTCAGAAGGGTTGCCTAGCCGGGATGGGAAAGGCACCTGCGCTCCGAGCGAGTCACGGGCGGCCTCGGACAGGGAGCCCATCATCGGGGTGAGGAACAGGCCCGGCGCGATCGCCGCTACGCGGATTCCATGCCGGGCGAGTTCCCGTGCTAGCGGCAGGGTCATCGCAACGACACCGCCCTTGGACGCAGAGTAGGCGGCCTGCCCGATCTGTCCATCGAAGGCTGCGGCGGAGGCAGTGTTGATGATGACTCCACGCTCCCCGTCCGATCCGGGCTCGTTTTCGCTCATGGCTTCGGCACCGAGTCGAATGACATTGAATGTGCCGGCCAGGTTGATCGTGAGCACCCGCTCGAATTCCTTGAGTGGGTGTGGGCCGTTCTTACCGAGGACCTTCGTGGCGGCCCCGATTCCGGCGCAGTTCACGATCCCCGACAGCGGGCCCGGCTGCCGCTTGGCTGCGGAGATCGCCTGGGCCACCTGATCCGGATTAGTGACGTCGGTTTCGACGAAGTGGGCCCCGTCCGGTGCAGGCCCACTGAGATCTGCAACGACGACGTGTGCTCCGCGTTCGAGCAACGCTCGGGTGGTTGCCTCACCAAGGCCAGAGGCCCCTCCGGTCACGATGAAAGTGCGGTCTTTGACATCCATGGGTGCTCCTTCTCAGATTCTCTCGATGATGGTGGCGTTGGCCATGCCGCCGCCCTCGCAGATAGTCAGTAGTCCGTATCTGGCATCGCGGCGCTCGAGCTCGTTCACAAGCTGGCACAGCAACCGGGCTCCAGTGGATCCGAGCGGGTGGCCAATGGCGATCGACCCGCCATTGACGTTGAGCTGGTCCTGGGGGTAGCCGGACTCGGCGGCCCACGGGAGAGGAACGGGGGCGAATGCTTCGTTGACTTCGACCAGGTCAATGTCGTGGATGCTCAGACCCGCCTGTTCAAGTGCCCGCTTGGTCGCGGGAAGAACAACAGTGAATTGCAGGACGGGGTCGTCGGCGGCGACGGCCATCGAGACGATGCGCGCCCTCGGTCGCAGTCCGGCGGCTTCGGCCTGGGAACGTTCGGCGATGAGCAAGGCGGCCGCACCGTCGCTCATCTGAGAGGCGTTAGCTGCTGTGATGGCGCTGTCAGGGGAGAACACCGGCGCGAGTTTTGCGATCCGCTCGGGGTCCAGGACCGCGCGGATACCCTCATCCCGAGTCATCGGTGTGAGCGCGGCGTCGGCACCAATGCCGTCAAGGGGCACGAGTTGCGATGCGAAATACCCGGCCTCGGTTGCTGCTGCCGCCCGCTGATGGCTCCGGATGCTGAATTCGTCGAGCTGTTTGCGGGTGAATCCCCACTTTTTGACGATGAGCTCTGCCGAGAGTCCCTGGGCGGGAATGTTGCCGTCGAACCGTGCCAGTGCTCTTTCGCCGTACCAGTCGCCACGCTCACCGCCCGGGACGAAGAGCGGACCCAGCTCGACGCGTGACATCGATTCAACTCCGGCTCCGATGGCGAAGTCATATTCGCCGGACTTGATGGCCTGGGCGGCAAAATGCACTGCCTGCTGTCCCGACCCGCACTGGCGGTCGATCGTGGTTCCGGGCAGCACTAGGGGTAGACCAGCCCCGAGAATGGCATTTCGTGCGACATTGCCTGCCTGCTCATCTCTCTGGATCCTGCACCTGGCGATAACGTCCGCAAGGTGCTCATGATCAATCCCTGTGCGCTCGACCAGGGTCGACAGCGTTTGGGCGAGGAGGTCGACGGGATGCCAATCGCGCAGTTGGCCGCCGCGCCTGCCGACCGGTGTTCTGACGGCGTCGACAATGACTGCTTCTCGGTTCATGAGGGTCCTCCAAAGTGTATGGGCCGGAAAGTGTTGAGGGAGTTCCGCCGCCCGGGACGGTTGAGCATTGAAGTGAGTACGTCGGAGCCAGGGTGCGTCGCCTGGAGCTCAGTCACGAAGCTCATCCCGGAGCCGGGGCTTGAGGATCTTCCCGACGGGTTGCGGGGAATCTGCGCGATGACTAGCTCACGTGGCAGCTTGTAGTAGGCAATTCGTTCCCGCGCGTGGTCGCGAAGCTCCTCGAGCGTCACCTGGTGGCCGTCCAGCAGCGTCACCACGGCGACCACGGTCTCGCCGTATTCCTCATGTGGGCGGCCGACGACGGCAACGTCGGCGACCGCCCGGTGGCCCGCCAGGGCGTTCTCGACCTCGGCGGAGTACACGTTCTGGCCGCCGGTGATGATCAGGTCCTTCATCCGGTCCACGAGAGTGATGTACCCGTCCGGGTCTACCTGGGCCAGGTCTCCGGTGTGAATCCAGCCGTTCCTGAACGTTGCGGCGGTTGCTTCGGGATTGCGCCAGTAGCCCTTCATCATCGTCTCGCCGCGCATGATCATCTCGCCCACTTCGCCGGGCAAGGCATCGTTGCCCTCCGGGTCAACGATACGGACCTCGGTGTTTGCGATGGCGAAGCGTCCGCTCGTCGAAGGTCGCTCCAGCACCTCGTCGTGGCAGCCCTTGGCCAATCGCATTGTCGGCGAATTCGGAGAGCCAGGCGAGCGCGCTCCCGAACTCGTCGTGGGCGTCAAGGGCTGAGGAAGGAAAACCGGGAGACAGACCCGGCGTCGTCCCATTGGCCTCTAGATCTACTCGAAAGGCGAGGGATCCCCCATGCCGATGCGGACGATTTCAGGCACACCGCTGGAGAGGTCCACCACCGTCGTCGGTTCAGTGCCGCATTCCCCGGAGTCGATGACGGCGTCGACCTGGTGGTCGAGACGTTCCTTGATCTCCCACCCCTGCGTGAGCGGTTCGTCCTCATCAGGCAGCAGCAGGGTCGTCGAAAGCAGCGGCTCGCCGAGTTCGGCGAGCAGGGCCTGGACAACCCGATGGTCGGGGATGCGCACGCCGACGGTTTTCTTCTTCGGGTGCAGCAAGCGCTTGGGGACCTCTGAAGTGGCCTTGAGGATGAACGTGTAGCTGCCCGGCGTCGCCGCTTTGAGGCTGCGGAAGACCGCATTGCCCATTTCCACGAAACGGCCCATCTGAGCGAAGTCGCTGCACATCAGGGTGAAGTGGTGCTTGTCGCTCAGATGGCGGATGGTCCGGATCCTGTCCAGGGCCTGCGCGTTGCCCAGCTGGGCGCCCAAGGCGTAGCAGGAGTCGGTGGGATAGGCGATCAGGCCCCCGCTATGCAACAGGTCAACGACCTGGCCGAGCGCACGCGGTTGCGGATCTTGCGGGTGGACATCGAAGAATCTGGCCATGAGAGGAGACTACGACCTGGCAGCCGATCTTGCACGCTCCCGCCCACGGCACCAACGATGTGCAGCGACCTGGTATGGCAGCATGGGGGCATGACCCGCTTCCGCTATTTCGTGACGGCCAGTGTTGACGGATACATCGCCGACGAGCATGATTCGCTGGACTGGATGACTGCCTTTGATGACTACCACGTCGGATTCCAGGACCCGGCCGCCGCCTTCCTGGGCGAGGTCGGATCCCTGGTCATGGGAGCTGACGCCTACCTTAGGCAGACCGTCCACATGAACCGCTCCGGGTCCCCTTGGCCGTATGAGGGCACGCCATGCTGGGTGTTCACTCATCGAGAGTTGACCGCTGAACAAGGAATAGACGTCAGGTTCATCCGTGGTGATGTGGGCCAATGGGTTGGGGACATCGCGGCTGATGCCGGAGACCGCGACGTCTGGGTATTCGGAGGCGGGGGATTGGCCGGTCAACTGGCCGACGCCGGACATCTCGATGAGTTGATCCTCTTCACCATCCCCGTTCTATTGGGCGGCGGGCGACCGTTGGCCAGCCTCCGGGCTCCGCTGGGGCTGACACCCACCTCCACCCGTGACTTCAGTAGGGGAGTTAGAGAAACGCGGTACGACCTTTCAAAGCCCCTTGCTCCGCGGCGCGTCGAATACTAGGGCGAGGCCGGCGTCCTCATCCTCAACTCACGGCCGGGCACATAGCGGTTGGATGCGGCCGTCGGCTTCAACCGCTTCCAGTCATTTCCGGGTCTGCCGCGGGCGCAGGAAACGCAGGACCTTCACAGGCCCATAGACGGCCAGGAAGGTGTCCATCTGCGCTCGTTTGGACGCGAAAGAACGCCAGTGCCACACGAGTATGGAATCCGCGGAGAACAAGCGTGTCCACGTCTCCACGTTGCCGTTGCATACCGGCTCCGCAGTGAGGACCCGGCGGATACTCCGGCGGAACAGGCGGCCCAGCGAGACCAGACGCGGGTAATCCAGACAGACGATCAGCTCAGCGTGCTCTGCGATCTCCGGTCGATAGTGCCCATAGGCGGAGTCGAAGACCCAAGCGGGGGCAGCAGCGCATTCCAGCGCGATCCGTCGCTGGTCCTCGAGGGATCGTTGAATCCAGCCGGGCAACCAGCCGACCTGTTCATCGACCAGATGCACCGGCAAACCGACCAGAGCGCCCACCTGGGTGGCCAGGGTCGATTTCCCGGAACCGGTCACCCCGACGAAGAGGATCCGGCGAGGGCCAGCGGTCCTGGACGAGGCCGGGTTGTCCCTGCCACCGATCATGAGGGGCCCAGCAGCATATTCGTGATCCGTGCGGTGCACACCCGCTGACCGGCCTCGTTGCTGATGATGATTTCGTGCGCCGTGGTGCTCCTACCCAGGTGGATCGGCGTGCATACGCCGGTGACCAGACCGGAAATCCCTGGGCGGTGGTGTGTGGCATTGATATCCACGCCCACTGCACGACGGTCGGGACCGGCGTGCACCGCGGCAGCGAAGGACCCAAGGGTCTCGGCGAGCGCCACGCTCGCCCCACCGTGCAGGATCCCAGCGACCTGCTGGTTGCCCTCGACCGGCATCGTTGCCACGACCCGCTCGGCGGTAATCCCGTCGAAGACAATCCCCAGTTTCTCCGCCAGAGCGCCCACACCGTGGGCGGTAAGCATCGGCCACATCACTTGCGGCACCCCATGACGGGCGAGCTGTTCCTCGAAAGGGTTCGACCCGGCGTCGTGCGCTGCGCTGGGGGTGGTTCCACGTGTGTATTTGTCTGTCATGGGAACTAGGCTTGCACCTGTGAGTCAATCAACCAAAACCGACGCTAATGACA
This region of Arthrobacter roseus genomic DNA includes:
- a CDS encoding hotdog fold thioesterase, with translation MTDKYTRGTTPSAAHDAGSNPFEEQLARHGVPQVMWPMLTAHGVGALAEKLGIVFDGITAERVVATMPVEGNQQVAGILHGGASVALAETLGSFAAAVHAGPDRRAVGVDINATHHRPGISGLVTGVCTPIHLGRSTTAHEIIISNEAGQRVCTARITNMLLGPS
- a CDS encoding AMP-binding enzyme, producing MENLLLDHPAIAEAAVVGLPHPKWQERPFVLVVPSGGTDVGLDDVRKHLSSAFATWQLPEAIEIVKEIPRTSVGKFDKKRIRTEHAAIYGEESSDA
- a CDS encoding AMP-binding protein translates to MGPATRVGILDWNSRRHFELYWAIPGLAAVMVQLNLRLGPEDLAYVIRDSGTSVICVDESLLPLAEAVAPSMLGVTTWIVMSEKPMSEIQTTLPNVHHYEDLLAASAPEIDWPEIDERSAYSACYTTGTTGRPKGVFYSHRAIVLHSYAIAANVGMTFEDCTMLITPMFHCQAWGLPQAATLVANKIVLPGRYSTEDTGPLTEALISEGVTVTNGAPVIFLPMLRYIEALENKPDLSRLRMLSGATEPPLAMMRGFEELTGAETVHAYGATETAPLVTVNRYKPSVLARLSPDELLELKRKQGLPVSGIDIRLINAEGIDVAWDGVTQGEICVRGPWIARSYHGMPPEDLKDRFVDGY
- a CDS encoding NADH-quinone oxidoreductase subunit N — translated: MSLNMGYAALLPEIALLAAAVLVLLGGSFLPRNRQVLTRWFSVAALVVSAAAGMAGVAGVPESIFSGTYALDTSTAVVRIVAPLATLVVVLIGRHEFIGSVRESETYALLLLATLGTVVIGGTIDLLVLVAGYLLASIPLYALIGLSRSGPAAEATLKTYLIGALFGVLLMAGVTLLTGLASTSSYEDMSEALSTAPVVAVAGGAVAVLIGLTFKAGAVPGHFWIPDASQASGIAVAAFVTTVPKIGALIALGRLIEIMPDSVDVPLLVAILAVVSMTVGNLAALAQKNVRRLLGWSTVSQVGYLLMPLAVITTSDGASAALLVYIGLYALTNLAIFAVVACFPHREELDDWAGVARAHPWLTGTLIVSALSLVGTPPTAVFIGKVAVFTVAWDGGMPWLVVAAAVNSVLSLVYYLRLFRPAFRPPAPVTAPADDDAPEASRGVKATAVILGAAVLSAGAAVAGIWLATLA
- a CDS encoding 3-hydroxyacyl-CoA dehydrogenase, which gives rise to MDVKDRTFIVTGGASGLGEATTRALLERGAHVVVADLSGPAPDGAHFVETDVTNPDQVAQAISAAKRQPGPLSGIVNCAGIGAATKVLGKNGPHPLKEFERVLTINLAGTFNVIRLGAEAMSENEPGSDGERGVIINTASAAAFDGQIGQAAYSASKGGVVAMTLPLARELARHGIRVAAIAPGLFLTPMMGSLSEAARDSLGAQVPFPSRLGNPSEYAALAVHIIENQMINGEVIRLDGALRMAAR
- a CDS encoding class I adenylate-forming enzyme family protein is translated as MRLAKGCHDEVLERPSTSGRFAIANTEVRIVDPEGNDALPGEVGEMIMRGETMMKGYWRNPEATAATFRNGWIHTGDLAQVDPDGYITLVDRMKDLIITGGQNVYSAEVENALAGHRAVADVAVVGRPHEEYGETVVAVVTLLDGHQVTLEELRDHARERIAYYKLPRELVIAQIPRNPSGRSSSPGSGMSFVTELQATHPGSDVLTSMLNRPGRRNSLNTFRPIHFGGPS
- a CDS encoding acyl-CoA dehydrogenase family protein — protein: MSLVVAETADLAGFERGRVLDKIGMQGQDTRELAFVDMRVPEGNVLGGVEGKGFVQLMHQLPQERISIAVAAAAECEAVVRETTAYAHEREAFGQNLLAFQNTRFVLAECVADSLAARTLVDYCIAQHLTGDLDEPTASLAKFWCTDMQSKVADRCLQIFGGYGYMREYPIARRFAAARVQKIYGGTNEIMKELVAKSL
- a CDS encoding acyl-CoA dehydrogenase family protein; this encodes MILDDYQSPWRTEELDDLRAMTRTFLKKESVPHHARWAEQHSVDRDFWRQAGEAGLLCISIPEEYGGGGGSFAHEAVIMEEQARIADDAWANVVHSTIVAHYIATFGTEEQKQRWLPAMASGDLVGAIAMTEPTTGSDLQSIRTRAQRDGDEYVINGSKTFITNGTYCDLLIIVARTSDEKGGK
- a CDS encoding thiolase family protein, which translates into the protein MNREAVIVDAVRTPVGRRGGQLRDWHPVDLLAQTLSTLVERTGIDHEHLADVIARCRIQRDEQAGNVARNAILGAGLPLVLPGTTIDRQCGSGQQAVHFAAQAIKSGEYDFAIGAGVESMSRVELGPLFVPGGERGDWYGERALARFDGNIPAQGLSAELIVKKWGFTRKQLDEFSIRSHQRAAAATEAGYFASQLVPLDGIGADAALTPMTRDEGIRAVLDPERIAKLAPVFSPDSAITAANASQMSDGAAALLIAERSQAEAAGLRPRARIVSMAVAADDPVLQFTVVLPATKRALEQAGLSIHDIDLVEVNEAFAPVPLPWAAESGYPQDQLNVNGGSIAIGHPLGSTGARLLCQLVNELERRDARYGLLTICEGGGMANATIIERI
- a CDS encoding adenylate kinase; this encodes MIGGRDNPASSRTAGPRRILFVGVTGSGKSTLATQVGALVGLPVHLVDEQVGWLPGWIQRSLEDQRRIALECAAAPAWVFDSAYGHYRPEIAEHAELIVCLDYPRLVSLGRLFRRSIRRVLTAEPVCNGNVETWTRLFSADSILVWHWRSFASKRAQMDTFLAVYGPVKVLRFLRPRQTRK
- a CDS encoding dihydrofolate reductase family protein — protein: MTRFRYFVTASVDGYIADEHDSLDWMTAFDDYHVGFQDPAAAFLGEVGSLVMGADAYLRQTVHMNRSGSPWPYEGTPCWVFTHRELTAEQGIDVRFIRGDVGQWVGDIAADAGDRDVWVFGGGGLAGQLADAGHLDELILFTIPVLLGGGRPLASLRAPLGLTPTSTRDFSRGVRETRYDLSKPLAPRRVEY
- a CDS encoding MaoC/PaaZ C-terminal domain-containing protein, with amino-acid sequence MTAEEVPVGQTLDLGSHPVPEEEIIRFASEWDSQYFHIDPAVAQESYFGGLGASGIHTLSIYQRLSVNGLFERYDVIAGKEARHVRFIHPVRAGDVLTGTVFIDSVEHDGRGRATVITTGSLRNQDDVVVLRLQMEALIAANAKST
- a CDS encoding L-threonylcarbamoyladenylate synthase, giving the protein MARFFDVHPQDPQPRALGQVVDLLHSGGLIAYPTDSCYALGAQLGNAQALDRIRTIRHLSDKHHFTLMCSDFAQMGRFVEMGNAVFRSLKAATPGSYTFILKATSEVPKRLLHPKKKTVGVRIPDHRVVQALLAELGEPLLSTTLLLPDEDEPLTQGWEIKERLDHQVDAVIDSGECGTEPTTVVDLSSGVPEIVRIGMGDPSPFE